CAGCACTGAAGGAGTGCTAGACTATCAgcgggtcagcgctgagggagtgggcactgtcggagggtcagtgctgagagagtgccataCTGTCgtgggatcagtgctgagggagagctgcactgtcagagcgccAGTACTAAGGGAGCGGACACTGTCACAAGGTCAGCACTGGAGgaacaggcactgtcagaggttcagtgctgagggagcactgtactggcAGATAGTCAGTGCTGAAGaagctttgctgtttgtgggtccTTGCTGTGTACAATATACGCTTCCAACATTGATACCCTGGTCACACATGGCAAACTCAtatggtgtgtttgtgtgtctgtgtgtgtgttatacCACTGTCAGTGATGTTGGCAGTAGGGGCCTTACACTCAATCTCCCATCCCCCAGGGACTAAAATCCCCACAAATCCTACCCAGTCATTTACGCAGGCGCCCTGACTCCAACCCAGATCTTACCACATGGCGATAATGTCAGCTTGTGCTTCAGGGATGTAGAGTAGCATTCCAGGCCCGAGGCTCCTGAGGCCTGGTAGATGTTCCCGTTGTAAAGCTGGAGGTGGCCACTCTGGCCCAGGCTGTCATCCAGGCCCAGCGGCAGGAGTGCAGAATTCAGGGGGCTCTCCCTCTCCACTTTCATCACCTCAGCGTACTTGGGGCTCTCCTTGCCCAGACTAGACCCCGGCTCCTCACTGCCTGCCTCCTTCAGAGTGGGTGTGAAGCCGAAGAGGTGCTGGCTGTGGTGAGGTGAGCTGAGGCTGGGGGAGGCCTGATACAGCGGCAGGGAAGCCTTGGCATAGGCCCCAACTGTCGACCAGGCCCCACCATATGTGTGGCCAATCGCCTGGCCTCCTTCCATCCACTGTAGGCTGTTCAGCAAGTGAGGGGAGTAGACCTGGCAACCTGAGTGGGGTAAAGATAAAAACAGTTGGTTAGAATTGCTTAGGGagacactatcagagggtcagcactgagtcagtgggcactgttggagggtcagcactgaggaagcGCTagactatcagagggtcagcactgagggagtgggcactattggagggtcagcactgagggagcgctagACTGTGAGAAGGTCAGCCCTGAGAGAgtggcactgtccgagggtcagtgctgacggagtaggcactgtcagagagtcagcgccaagggagtaggcactgtcagagagtcagcgctgagggcgcgggcactgtcagagggtcagcgctgagggagtaggcactgttagagagtcagtgctgagggagtaggcactgtcagagggtcagcgctgagggagtgggcactgtcagagagtcagcgctgagggcgcgggcactgtcagagggtcagcgctgagggagtaggcactgttagagagtcagtgctgagggagtaggcactgtcagagggtcagcgctg
The Chiloscyllium plagiosum isolate BGI_BamShark_2017 unplaced genomic scaffold, ASM401019v2 scaf_99065, whole genome shotgun sequence DNA segment above includes these coding regions:
- the LOC122545835 gene encoding transcription factor GATA-3-like; translation: VSLSNSNQLFLSLPHSGCQVYSPHLLNSLQWMEGGQAIGHTYGGAWSTVGAYAKASLPLYQASPSLSSPHHSQHLFGFTPTLKEAGSEEPGSSLGKESPKYAEVMKVERESPLNSALLPLGLDDSLGQSGHLQLYNGNIYQASGASGLECYSTSLKHKLTLSPCGKIWVGVRAPA